The window CCCGGCCCGGGGTCGCTCGTGTGCGGTCGTTCGTCATCGCCGTGTCTCCGGTCTTCGGCTCATCGCGGTCAAGGGCGGTCGTGGTGATGTCACGATCTGGTCGCGGCAGAGCACGATCTGTCTGCTACTGCCATCCGCTGATCTGCAGTCCCCCGCCGTTGCGCCAGACCTCGATGCCGGCGGCGGTGTACGGCACCGTGTTCGATGGCAGCTCGGTGAGCGGCCACCAGCGGATCTCCGCGCACTTGTGCGGCTCGCGGTTGACCGGTTCGCCGTGGCGGCTCGCATCGAACTCGGCCGCGAAGATCAGCGCGATCCGGCCCTGTCCCTCCGGGTTGCGGTGGTGCACGACGCCGGCGAAGCGGGGTTCGTCACCTGCGAGCCGTACCCCGATTTCCTCGAAGGCCTCCCGCCGGATCCCGGTGAGCCCGTCCTCGCCGTATTCCAGCTTGCCGGACGGCACGTTCCACCAGCCGTCGCGGTGTCCGGTGCCGTCGCGCAGCGCCAGCAGAATCCGGTCGCCGTCGGTGAACACCAGGAAAACATCCACCGGATGCTGCGGCGGCAAGCCGGCGGGCTCAGAACGGTGTGGAACGGTCAACGTGCTCTCTCCTCCATCAATCGGGGCACCCGGGGTGATCACGGGCTAGTGTCGTAACGACGCGATGGCCTACTGAACGTGGTTCCGGCGATCTCGGCGGGTACGAAGGAACACCTGGCGGTGTACCCGCCCACTCTGTGATCGGCGAACGTGGATGGCCGTGGCGGCAGGCCGGCCCACAGGACAGATCGCTCACAGTGGGCCGCCGGTGCTGCGGGTGAGCCGGTCGACGTAGCGATCGGCCTGCGCACGGCTGGTCAGATGCACGATCTGATCGCCCCGGAAGTGTTCGTTGATACAGGCCCGGACACGTGGCAGGTGAGTGCGCCGGAACCGGTGGGCCACGTACCAAAGGAAGTCGACGGTGATGCGGTCATGCACGCCGTCGGGGTGCCGTCCGCCCCGGTAACGCCACCGCCGCCGCAGGATCCCCCACAGGCACACCAGCGGCGGCGGATCGACGATGATGACCGTGTCAGCCGCTGCCATCCTCACCGGCATCGACAGCAACGAGTTGCCGTCGATGATCCACCGGTCGCGGGCGACGACCTCGCGCTGCCGGACGGCGTACACATCTTCGGGGACCACCGCCCAGGTGTCGGTGTAGCGCAACGCGTCCAGATAGGTCACCGGGATGCCCAGCAACGGGCCGAGCCGGTTGGCCAGGACGGTTTTCCCGGCTCCGCCGTTGCCGACGATGGCGATGCGCTGTACCGGTGCGGTCTCCTTCATCGGGTGAGGGCGGGCGGCCGAGCATGTCTGCGCTGGCACGGTGGCACCACGACGTCCATCGTTGAGGGCTGCGCTCACCTGATCCGCCCTTCTGCCCACCCGGGGCATCGGCTAATTCCTGCCTGGTGATCAAGCAATGAAGCCAGCGGCCAGCGGCCAGCGGGCGGTCATGTCAATACGAATACCGGAGCGGCCGACATCAGCGGTGTCAGCCAGCCGACGAATTCCGCACATCAGGTAGCACATTCGTTCGAATGAACTACCTGAGCGTGTCGCTTCGAACCGCCTCGCGATTCACCATGCCGACAGGTGCGGTCGGTGCCCGACCGCAGGAGCGCCAGCCCAGAATCAGCACGGGCTGGAGGTGGTGATGCTCTCGACTCCGGAGCTGCCGTCTCGCTACCCGTCGCCGTGATGGAACCGCTCCCATGACCTCTCGCGTGAACGACTCCTGATGCCATCGACTCAAACTGCACCCTCTGGGATGCAGTATTGACAAATGCTCGGTTCCAAACGAAATTTATTCACCATCACATTATTTTGTTTTCCGATAACGCAGTTTCCAAGATTCAAGTCCGCGAAAACATCCCCTCGATCGACCTCGCCGTGGCCGCAGACCTCCGCGATGCCACTCGGATCGCTCATCGCCCTAAATGTCGCTGCAATCCTTTAACGGCGCCTGAACATCTCGGCTGACTCAACTCGGTTAGGAGCTTAATCGACGACACGAAATTGTGTTCCAGCAAATCGGCGCCCATTCACCTGGATTTCAAGGATGAACACTCCGGGCTTTACCGTTGCATTTCCAGTAAGGCGCAGTAAGTGTTTTTTGGTAAGTGTGAGCGGTACGCCGGGTTGGATCGTTGCGCGGCTGAGGAAGTACACCTTTTCGCGGCGCGCTGGTCCCGTCGGGATCGGGGCGATCACGTATGTCACGTGCAGGTCGGCAACGGCTGTTGAAATCAGTTCCGTGCTGAAGGCGAGTGTTTCACCGACGTGCAGAGTGGTGCGCTCGAGGTGCACCGTGCGGACGCCTATCGGTGCCTCGGTGGCGAAGCCGAGGAACTCGTACGCCGGTGACCAGCCCTCCTTCAGCTTCGTCTTCAGGGCCTCGCGAGCGATGAAGGTGAATTCTTGGGGGCTGCTGCGACCGCTCGTCCGCCACTTGGTTAAGAGTGCAAGGGCGATGTCGGGGTCAGTGACGCTGATATCGCGTAGGTGGTTGGCGACGGATTGAGTCACGTATCGGCTGGGGTCAGTGTGCAGCTGAGTCAGGACGTCGGTGGCCACGGTGGCGGGAAGGTCGATCCGGGGTGACCACGGGAGCCTGGGCCGGGTGGACTCGCTGGCGAGTCGGCGTACCCGGTAGTCGTCGTCGCGGGCCCAGCTTCGTACGGCAGTCATCGTTTGTTCGGGGAAGTCGTTGAGGAAGTACCGGACGGCGTCTTCGGCGGAGAAGTAGCAGGTGAAGCGGCGTAGCGCGTCGAGTGAGTGTGTGAGTAGGTCCGTGGTGCGGCAGTAGCGGGCAGTGTATTCGGAGTGTGGGGAGTAGAGGTGCAGTCCGAAGTCGTTGGTGATCCCGGCCGCATCCGGTGTTGGCGGTAGAGAGCGCAGGAGTACGTCGAGGGCCTCCCGGCCTGCCACTGGCAAGTGATCGTGTAGGCCCTTGGCAGCTCGTGCGATTCGCGCTTTGAGCTCCAGGTGCGGCAGATCTGCCATCACATCTGCGGTGAAGGCTTGCGCGTCGAACGCCGGTAGAACGGCGTTCACTTCCTGGCCGATGCGAGCGATGCGCTGGGCGTTGAGCGCTCGCTCCTTAGCCGGTACTTGCGTACTCATGCAGAAACGGTAGTGGTTCTCGCGGAGTCGACAGTGCCCGTTGTCAGCCTTTTCGGTATAACCGCCGAGGGGCCGTGGACGGCAGCGCGAAACAGCAGCCGACGGTGACGGGTGCTGTCGCAGGGTGAGGCGGTATGCAGGACAGCGTGGTTGTCCCAGACGACCACGTCTCCAGGCGCCCACTGATGGCCATAGAGGTAGCGGTCGCTGGTCGTGTGTTTCAGTAGCCTGTCCAGCAGGTCGTCGCTCTCGTGCTGGTTAAGGCCGACGATGCTCTTGACCACCATCGAGCCGAGCAGCAAGGACCGGGCGCCGGTGACCGGGTGCACTGGGGCGAGTGGATGTGTGACCTCGGGCCGGCCTGCGAGCGTTCCGGCTGCCGACGATGACCGGCCTCCCGTAGCCGCCGCTTGCTGTGCGCTGAGTTGCTGAATGGAGTGGACGGCCCGCAGGCTCCCGATTCGGTCTCTTAAGTCTGCGGGGAGGTCGGCATGGGCTTGAGTGGCGTCGGTGAAGCGAGTTTCGCCGCCGTGGGTAGGTGTGATCACCGAGTACAGCAGGGTCGCCAGGGTCAGGCGCGGCTTGAAGGAGTTGTCCGCGTGCCACTCCTCTTCCTGGTCGCCGTCGTAGATGCCGATGCGGGTGCCGTCCTCGACGATGTTGGAGATCGTGGTGATCCCGGGAAAGCCGCTGACCGCGTAGCGGCGGTCGACATCGGTATCGACCGTGCCGAACAGGCTGGCTGCAGCCAGTAGGTCAGCGTGATTGAGGTGCTGTTCAGGGAAGATGAGAACCCGGAATCGGTGCAGAGCGGCAGTGAGGGCGCTGGCCATTGCGAAGGCTTCGGTGCGACTGAGGTCGTGGTTGACCTGGGCTCCGAAGCTGCCGGCCAGCGGGCTGATCGAAAGTTCCATGTGGCGCTGCTCCTGAACGGTCAGGTGGGGCGGCGGACTAGAACTGGGTGGATTGCAGGAAGGGGCTGATGTCGCGAGTGCCTGACGCCGCCGCACAGAGCCGCTCGATGCCGATCCCTAGGCCGACGCTGTTGGCCGGGACTCGGCCGGCGTCGATTGCTTTCCAAGCCAGACGTTGTTCGTCGTCATACAGGCGGACGGCTTGCGCCCGCTCGATGAATGCTGCGCCGTCGGGTTCGTCCTCGTAGCCGTGCACGACCTCGATGCCGTCGATGAGGATCTCGAACCGGTTGAGGACGGCGGTGGTGCCGGGTGTGAGTCGTGCGCAGGGCTCGTCACCCCCGAGGGGGTAGTCAGTGAGCAGCACCGCGGCACCGCGGCTGCGTGTCTCCAGTTCCAGTTCGACGAATTGACCTAGGACGTCTTTGAACGGGGTGGCAGCGTCGGCGTGCAGATGTGTGGCCATCCGCTGCGGGAGGTCTCCGAGCGGTGACCTGCGTAGGTCGACGCCGAACACGTCCTGCACGTGTTGAGCGACGGAAACCCTCTGCAGCGGGTAGCGCAGGTGTTGGCCGATCAGCTGCTCGGCCAACGTGATCAGGTACTCGAAACTCTCGCCGGCGGCGTACAGGTCGAGCATGCTGAACTCGCTCGCGTGCAGGTCGTCGGGTTTGTCGAGCCGGAAGCATGGTCCGATCTCGTACACGCGGGTGTGGTGTTCGAGGTTCACGCGCAGTGCGGGCCCGATCATGGCGCGCAGGAAGCGATCGCCGTGCAGTGTGACCGGCGCCCGACGCCCGGTGCCTAGGTCGGCACGCCGAGCCACGGGGGTAACAACCTGCACGAAGCCGCTGCTGTGCAGGGTCTGGTGAAGGTGGAGCAGCACCTCGGATTTGACACGGATCGGGTCATGCGGCCTGGACATGCGGCTCTCCTTGGTTGGGGTTGGGCCCGCAGGAAGACGCGTTCGGGCCGGCGAGCAGCTGGGTGCCGCCGGATGTCCACACGCTAGCCGCGGGACCGAGCCCGGCAGTAGGCCCGGGCATGGCCGCCGCGCGGCCGTTGGGGGCTGCTACCGACCAGACTGGATCGCATTCCCGCAGGTCAGTGCATGGCGGCGCGCAACGGTACGCAACACTGCGGCGCGTTTGGCGCAACGCTTCAAGCCGTTGCGGCCCCATCTGGCAGCGCCCTAGCGTGATGCTCCAGCCACCCGATGCGATCGATGTCCCGCCTCAATGAGGCTGCTCAGCGATGCCGGGTGGCCCCCGAGCCCGGCGTTCTGCCGCGACTCGGCAGCACCTCCCATCCAGTCACTGCGGCCCACCGTGCCGCACGAACGAGGGAGCACCACATGACCACCATGCCCAAGGCCGGGATGCGGCCCGATGCCGGGCTGAAGGCCGGGATGCGGCCCGATGCCGGGCTGAAGGCCGGGATGCGGCCCGATGCCGGGCTGAAGGCCGGGATGCGGCCCGATGCCGGGCTGAAGGCCGGGATGCGGCCCGATGCCGGGCTGAAGGCCGGGATGCGGCCCGATGCCGGGCTGAAGGCCGGGATGCGGCCCGATGCCGGGCTGAAGGCCGCCTGATCCACCCTCGATGATCGCCCGTCCTATCCCAGGCATGCCCGGTGCTGTTGCAGCAGTCCGCGGTGGCCAGGCACAGCCGGGATGGGACGCGGCGCAGCTCGCACCGGAGAGTTCGTGCTATCTGCTGGGGAGAATCTTGATGGTCAGCGTCACCTCATCGGCTAAGGGAACGCCGTCACGAGGCAGAACGCGCAACGGAACGGGTGCATCGGGGCCGGTGCGCAAGGCGCTCGGCGCCGATCTCATCGGTCGTCTGGAGCGGTTGTGCGGACGGCCGACGGTCGGGCTGTTCGACGTCGCTCAGGACATCGTCGCGGTGGCGGTGACCGCGGTGGCAGGCAGCGTCCTCGGTCATGTGGTCGGTCCGATGCTGGCGGTCTGTTACATCGGAGTACGGCAGCGGCACCTGTCGAACCTGGCCCACGAGTGCGTTCATTCCAAACTCATGGCCACCCGTCGCAGCAACCGTGTCGTGGGCTACCTGCTGACAGGACTGCTCGGCGAGGGTTTCCTGCCCTACCGCAGCAGCCATTACGTGCACCACGCCAAGCTGGGTTCCGACGGTGATCCGATGTTCCAGTCGTACCGGGCCGGCAACATCCACGCCGCGGCACCGTCGCCGAGCCGGTGGTCGTTCATCTGGCGGGTCATCGTGCGTAACGCGATCTGGCGGTTGCCGAAGACGGCGGCACTGACGCTGGTCAGCAAGGACTCGGAGGAGACGTGGCGTGCCCCCGCGGCACGTGGCGCGCTGTGGGTCAGCGCCGCGACGGTGTCCTGGTCTTTCGGCGTGGCGGTCGATTTCCTGCTCTACTGGCTGATCCCGTTGATCTTCGTTCGGCCCGTGGTCACGTGGATCACGGATCTGGGCAACCACGCCGGGCTGATCGAAAACAGCGACCCGCTGCTACAGACCCGGGGCTGGTCGTCGCATCCGCTCACGCGGCACCTGCTCGGCGGTCACCTCGACGACATGTACCACCCGGTGCACCACTGGTGTCCGCAGATTCCCTGGCGCCGGCTTCCCGAAGCCGCGGATCTGGCTGCACGCCACCTGGATCGGTGGAGTGAGGTGCCATGGTGCTCGGGCTACTTCTTCCGGCGCCGGTCCACCCCTGACCAGCCGTGCGTGATCGAGGACATCATCAACCGCCTCGCTGAACCCGCCGTGACGCCGCGCTCCTGCCGCATCGCCGGCTGAACTCACCCACCCATCGCCCGACCGGTAAGCACGCCGTTCGGTCGGCACCTGCTGCTCAGGCACCGGACGAGCAACGATGCCGGCCCGCCGTCGAGGAGGCAATCGCCTATGAAGCAGAACCCGCCCGCGAACAGCTACGACGAATGGTCACGCCTGCGTGAAGTCGTCGTCGGTCGCGCGGACCACTACACCGAGCACCACACCGATTCCTCCTGGATGCTGTTCTACTTCGAGAATGTGGCCCCGGTTCTCGGCGACACCGCCGCAGAGCGTGATCTGCTGTCCATCCCGGCGCAACTGGTCGACGAGCTCAACGAGGACATCGCCGGTCTGGTGGACACCCTCACCGGATGCGGGGTAACCGTCCTGCGGCCGGCAGCTCCCGGCAAGGACGTCGACATCCGCAGCCCGTACTGGGATGCCCGCGCTACGCCGCCGCTCAACGTCCGTGATCAGAGCATCGTCCTGGGCAAGACGATCGTCGAGACCGCCCCGCACATCCGCGCCCGCCTGTTCGAGAATGACCTGCTCAAACCGATTTTCTACCGCTACTACGAGCAGGGCGGCAACTGGCTGAGCATGCCCCGGCCCGCCCTGGCCGCAGGCTCCCTCGACGACGCCTATTTCCGGCGCCGCGGCGTCGATGTATCCACCGCCACCAGCGCCGAGACCGCCCAGCCTATCGACGGTCTCGGCCTGGAGATGGTCTTCGACGGCGCGCAGTGCATCCGGCTGGGCCGCGATGTGCTGGTCAACGTCGCCAACACCAATCACGACCTGGCGTTGCGGTGGCTGCGCGACAACTTCCCACAGCTGTGCTTCCACCGGCTCGACGCGATGGCCGACAACCACATCGACAGCATCATCGTGCCGTTGCGGCCAGGTCTGATGATGCTGCGTTCACCGCAGTACCTGCCCTACCTGCCGCAAGCACTGCGCTCGTGGGATGTCATCTATCCGCCGCCGATGTCCGGGCCCGAACCCGACTACGGCGACTTCGGGTTCGTCATCCCGACCGCCAGCCGCTACATCGACATCAACGTGTTGTCGATCGACGAGACCACCGTCGTCGTCAATTCCCACTACCCCGAGTTGATCCGGGTGCTGGAGCAGCGCGGCTTCACCGTGGCGCCGGTGCGTCACCGGCATCGCCGGCTGTTCGGCGGCGGCTTCCACTGCTTCACCCTCGACACCGTCCGCGACGGCGGCTGCGAGGACTACCTGACCTGATCTGGGCAGGCCCGCCCCGGCCGCCGGTCAGACCGCCGGCCCCATGGATTCGCGCAGCCCGACCGTAAGGAGACCCCCGTGACCAACGCCTGGCCCCCGGGCCGCACGTTCTGGACGACCGAGTTCCCCGAACGCACCAACGACCGCACCACGCCGTTCCTGTTCAAAGGCATCGTGCCGCCCGCAGCGGCGATCGCCGACGACGTACTCGACGGATTCGCCGTGATCCGCCACGCACACACCGCCGACACCGGCATTTCGGCGCACGCCCGCGTCTACGTCGGTGAGGAGCGGCGCGACGACCTGCTGGACCGGGTACTCGCCGCCCCCGCCTGGACCGACGGCGGTTTCGTCACCTGGATGCAGGAGTTAGTCGCCGCCGAGCGGTTCAGCGTGGTCATCAACAACCTGGAAACCATCAGCCCGGCCCTGGCCGCCGGCCTGGGCCACCTGCTCGCCTCGCTGTTCGACGGGTGGGGCGTGCCACTGGGCGGCGCGGAACTGGTGGCGTTCGCCGGCAACTACAGCGGCACCGCTTTCGGGGTCCACGAAGGCTACGAGGACGCCTTCCTGACCCACTACGGTCCGGGCGTCAAGCACTTCTACACCTGGTCGAACGAGGAGTACCAGAAGCTCACCGGCGGCCAGGACCCTCTTTACGGCGACTACCTGTGGTTGCTCGATCACGCCAAGCACTTCGTCCTCGAGCCTGGCGACGCCCTGTTCCTACCCCGGCGGGTCTTCCACGTCGGACGCCAGGACGAATTCTCGGTGTCCATCGCCATGCCGCTCTACACCTACCCGGACGCGGCGATCCTGCGCGCAGCCGTCCTGCCCGACCTGCTGGAGGCCCACCTGACCGGCGGACCAGACACCGAGCTGGGCCAGCCCTCACCGATGACTGAGTTCACCGCGGGGACCACGCCGGTCACCCGGCGACTAACCGCTCTGGCCACCCGGACGCTCAACAGCGCCGGCCGGCACGCTGAACGGGCCGTCGAACGGCACCTGCGGCAGCGGTGGAACACCCTGCTCAGCAACGGCGGCTGGGAGATGGTGCAAGACGACCTGGCCCGCGCCGAGGCAGCCACCGCGTTCGACCCCAACCAGGTCACGGCCGGCGCCACCGTCGCCGTGACCGCCCCCTACCGGCTGATCGTCGACGGCGACCAGGCGTTCCTACGCGGATGCGAGATCACCACGGACCCCGACGTGCTCACCCCCGAGCTGGTCACAGCCGTCAACACCGCGCCGCTCACCCTGCCCGCCGACGACAACGTCCTGACCGCCGTCCGTGCGCTCGGCGCCACCGGCGGCCTGACCGCGACCCCTGCACCGAAGGAGACCTCAGCATGATCACGCTCACCACGCCCGCCACCTTCTCGCTGGTCGACGGCTACCTCGACGACCATCCCGACACCCGTCGCTACCTGCACGCCACCCTTCTCGGCGAGCAGACCTCCGGCAACGATCTGGTCGACCAGCACCTCGCCCCGATGATCGATGCCGTGTATCGGCAGATCCGCGACCTGGTCGACCCGGACACGCTCACCGCAGCCCAGGCGCGGATGTACATCGCCGAGCTGGCCGTCTTCGCCCGCTACAACGCCCAATTCCTCCGGCTGGCCGCCGACACCGTGGCCGGCTTCTCCCCGGAACTGGCCCACGAACTGCGCCGCAACTACCTGGAGGAAGGTGGCGAACGCGGCAAGGTCCCCGCCCACTACATCCTCTACACCAACGCCCTGCTCAAAGACCTCGACCTGATGGTGAACGGCCACGTCCCCGCAGCGGAGACCGCCACTCTCGTGCTGCTGCACCAGGTACTGGTCAACTCGCACATGCCCAGCGTGATCGCCGGCGGCTACTACGCCACCGAAGGCGTCGCGATCGCCGAGACCGAGATCCTGCGCGACATCACCAACCGCTACGGCCAGCTGACCCGCCAGTCCAGCGGCGCCGACCTGCCGGCCCTGGACTACTACTACCGGCTGCACCTCGACGACGACCACGAGGCCGCCCAGGTCGGCGGTCTGAGCGTGGAGGCCGCCCACATCGAAGGCCTCGCCCAGTTCATCCGCAAGAGCGACCTCTACGGCTTCGACCTGCCGCAAGCCGTCGAAGGTTTCCTACAGATCCTCACCGCGATGACACACTGGTGGACCCAATTGGCCTACCGTGCGAAGGATCTCAACTGATGTCCGATACCCGCGCCGACGTCGACGTCTGGACCGGCGGCTGCCTCTGCCAGAACATCCGCTTCCAGGTCACCGGCGAACCGGACTACCCCCACGTGTGCTCCTGCCAGCACTGCCAGAAACGTGGCGGCGGTCCCATGCAGTCCTGGGTCGGCTACCCGCTGGAGGGCCTGCGCTGGATCGGTGACGGCGGCGAGCCGACCTGGTACGACACGTTCCCCGGCGAAACCAAACGAGGCTTCTGCCCCACATGCGGCAGCCACATCGCCGCCTTCGACTACGGCGACAGCACGATCGGCATCAACCTCACCGCCCTCGACCAGCAAGACGACCCGCGCTTGGTTCCGGTCAACCAGTCGTTCCGCGGCGACGCGGTGCCGTGGCTCGCCCAGGTGCCCGACACCCAGCACAGCACCACCAGCTGAACCACCCGGGGGATGGTAGGCCACAGCCGACGCTGGCCTGCCATCCCCCGGGAACCGCTGGTGAAGACACCGTGCCGAGCTGCCTCCGCCGTACCACCAGCCCACCTTTAACAGGGGAACCCGGCCCCGAACCGGCACCACCTGGAGGCACCCACCATGTCCCTCACCGTGCACGCCACCACCGAATACGGAACCCTGCACCGTGTTGCGATGCGCTACGCCGGCGACCTCACCCCCGACGTGGACAGCCCCGACATCCACCCCGTCCTCGCCCGGCAGAAAACCACCAGCCGGTGGGCGCCGTACACGCCGGCGAAGGTCCGCGAACAGCAGCACGCGTTGATCACGGTGCTGCGCGAACGCGGCACCGACGTCGTCCTGCTCGCCGACGCTTCCGGCTGCACGACCCAGCACTACCCTCGCGACATCGGCTTCGTCATCGACAACGTCCTGTTCGCCGCCCGCCTGAACTCCACCCACCGCCTACCCGAAACCACAGCCCTCAACGACCCCGCAACAGCAATCCCGACCCCCGCCATGCTTAGCACGGGCACCATCGAGGGCGGCGACGTCATGCTGCACGACCGATGCGTGCTGGTCGGCTTGAGCGAGGAAACCTCCCGCGACGGCATCACCGCGCTGCAGACCGCCCTCGGTGAGCACCACATCGACCGCGAGGTGGTACCGGTCCAATTCGCCACCGGCGGCATCGTCCACCTCGACGACCACTTCAACATCGTCGCCCCGGGCACCGCCCTGATCCACCGCAGCGTGTTCCCCGCCCAGCAGATCAGCTGGTTCGCCAGCCGCTTCGACCTGATCGACGTCACCGACGAAGAAGCACTCGCCGTACAGGTCAACGTCCTGCCGATCGCCCCCGGCCTCATTGTGGCCACGGACGGCAACGACCGCATCACCGCGGAACTGACCGCCCGCGGCATCGAGGTGATCCACGTCGACTACTCCGAAGTGACCCGCATCCCCGGCTCACTGCGCTGCACCACCCTGCCGCTGCTGCGCACCTGAGAGTGCGCGCCGACATCACCGCAGGCGTCGCAGCCGCCGACCGATCGCCCGACACCGCGGCCTGCCGCTGCTCGACGACGCAACCACCCGTGCCTCTGGGAGGTCTCGTGCTGCCCACACATCCGATGCTGTCCGTACTGCTTGCCGTGCCGGCCGTGATGCTGGCCTGCCACGCCGGGGGCTGGGCCCTCCGCCGACTCGGCCAACCAGCCGTCATCGGCGAAATCCTCGCCGGCATCATGCTCGGCCCCACCCTGCTCGGCTGGCTCGCCCCCGACCTGCAACACCACCTGCTGCCGCCCACCGCACTGCCGATCCTCTCGGCGCTGGGCACCCTCGCGCTGCTGACCTTCCTCTTTCTGATCGGCGCCGAACTCGACCTGAGCGCTCTACGCGACGCCAAATCCGCCGTCATCAGCGTCAGCCTCACCAGCGTCCTGGCACCACTGGCCCTCGGCGCCGGACTCGCCTGGGCGATGTACCCGCACCTGGCCCCGGACAGTGTCGGCCGGCTGCCATTCATTCTGTTCATCGCCGTGGCATTGAGCATCACCGCGTTCCCCGTGCTCGCCCGCATCCTGGCAGACCGAGGCCTAGAGAACACCCACCTCGGCGCCTTCGTCATGGCCTGCGC of the Actinoplanes sichuanensis genome contains:
- a CDS encoding NUDIX hydrolase, encoding MDVFLVFTDGDRILLALRDGTGHRDGWWNVPSGKLEYGEDGLTGIRREAFEEIGVRLAGDEPRFAGVVHHRNPEGQGRIALIFAAEFDASRHGEPVNREPHKCAEIRWWPLTELPSNTVPYTAAGIEVWRNGGGLQISGWQ
- a CDS encoding P-loop NTPase family protein; the protein is MKETAPVQRIAIVGNGGAGKTVLANRLGPLLGIPVTYLDALRYTDTWAVVPEDVYAVRQREVVARDRWIIDGNSLLSMPVRMAAADTVIIVDPPPLVCLWGILRRRWRYRGGRHPDGVHDRITVDFLWYVAHRFRRTHLPRVRACINEHFRGDQIVHLTSRAQADRYVDRLTRSTGGPL
- a CDS encoding TauD/TfdA dioxygenase family protein, with the protein product MELSISPLAGSFGAQVNHDLSRTEAFAMASALTAALHRFRVLIFPEQHLNHADLLAAASLFGTVDTDVDRRYAVSGFPGITTISNIVEDGTRIGIYDGDQEEEWHADNSFKPRLTLATLLYSVITPTHGGETRFTDATQAHADLPADLRDRIGSLRAVHSIQQLSAQQAAATGGRSSSAAGTLAGRPEVTHPLAPVHPVTGARSLLLGSMVVKSIVGLNQHESDDLLDRLLKHTTSDRYLYGHQWAPGDVVVWDNHAVLHTASPCDSTRHRRLLFRAAVHGPSAVIPKRLTTGTVDSARTTTVSA
- a CDS encoding amino acid--tRNA ligase-related protein, whose product is MSRPHDPIRVKSEVLLHLHQTLHSSGFVQVVTPVARRADLGTGRRAPVTLHGDRFLRAMIGPALRVNLEHHTRVYEIGPCFRLDKPDDLHASEFSMLDLYAAGESFEYLITLAEQLIGQHLRYPLQRVSVAQHVQDVFGVDLRRSPLGDLPQRMATHLHADAATPFKDVLGQFVELELETRSRGAAVLLTDYPLGGDEPCARLTPGTTAVLNRFEILIDGIEVVHGYEDEPDGAAFIERAQAVRLYDDEQRLAWKAIDAGRVPANSVGLGIGIERLCAAASGTRDISPFLQSTQF
- a CDS encoding fatty acid desaturase family protein, with the translated sequence MRKALGADLIGRLERLCGRPTVGLFDVAQDIVAVAVTAVAGSVLGHVVGPMLAVCYIGVRQRHLSNLAHECVHSKLMATRRSNRVVGYLLTGLLGEGFLPYRSSHYVHHAKLGSDGDPMFQSYRAGNIHAAAPSPSRWSFIWRVIVRNAIWRLPKTAALTLVSKDSEETWRAPAARGALWVSAATVSWSFGVAVDFLLYWLIPLIFVRPVVTWITDLGNHAGLIENSDPLLQTRGWSSHPLTRHLLGGHLDDMYHPVHHWCPQIPWRRLPEAADLAARHLDRWSEVPWCSGYFFRRRSTPDQPCVIEDIINRLAEPAVTPRSCRIAG
- a CDS encoding glycine amidinotransferase, producing MKQNPPANSYDEWSRLREVVVGRADHYTEHHTDSSWMLFYFENVAPVLGDTAAERDLLSIPAQLVDELNEDIAGLVDTLTGCGVTVLRPAAPGKDVDIRSPYWDARATPPLNVRDQSIVLGKTIVETAPHIRARLFENDLLKPIFYRYYEQGGNWLSMPRPALAAGSLDDAYFRRRGVDVSTATSAETAQPIDGLGLEMVFDGAQCIRLGRDVLVNVANTNHDLALRWLRDNFPQLCFHRLDAMADNHIDSIIVPLRPGLMMLRSPQYLPYLPQALRSWDVIYPPPMSGPEPDYGDFGFVIPTASRYIDINVLSIDETTVVVNSHYPELIRVLEQRGFTVAPVRHRHRRLFGGGFHCFTLDTVRDGGCEDYLT
- a CDS encoding JmjC domain-containing protein encodes the protein MTNAWPPGRTFWTTEFPERTNDRTTPFLFKGIVPPAAAIADDVLDGFAVIRHAHTADTGISAHARVYVGEERRDDLLDRVLAAPAWTDGGFVTWMQELVAAERFSVVINNLETISPALAAGLGHLLASLFDGWGVPLGGAELVAFAGNYSGTAFGVHEGYEDAFLTHYGPGVKHFYTWSNEEYQKLTGGQDPLYGDYLWLLDHAKHFVLEPGDALFLPRRVFHVGRQDEFSVSIAMPLYTYPDAAILRAAVLPDLLEAHLTGGPDTELGQPSPMTEFTAGTTPVTRRLTALATRTLNSAGRHAERAVERHLRQRWNTLLSNGGWEMVQDDLARAEAATAFDPNQVTAGATVAVTAPYRLIVDGDQAFLRGCEITTDPDVLTPELVTAVNTAPLTLPADDNVLTAVRALGATGGLTATPAPKETSA
- a CDS encoding DUF3865 domain-containing protein is translated as MITLTTPATFSLVDGYLDDHPDTRRYLHATLLGEQTSGNDLVDQHLAPMIDAVYRQIRDLVDPDTLTAAQARMYIAELAVFARYNAQFLRLAADTVAGFSPELAHELRRNYLEEGGERGKVPAHYILYTNALLKDLDLMVNGHVPAAETATLVLLHQVLVNSHMPSVIAGGYYATEGVAIAETEILRDITNRYGQLTRQSSGADLPALDYYYRLHLDDDHEAAQVGGLSVEAAHIEGLAQFIRKSDLYGFDLPQAVEGFLQILTAMTHWWTQLAYRAKDLN
- a CDS encoding GFA family protein → MSDTRADVDVWTGGCLCQNIRFQVTGEPDYPHVCSCQHCQKRGGGPMQSWVGYPLEGLRWIGDGGEPTWYDTFPGETKRGFCPTCGSHIAAFDYGDSTIGINLTALDQQDDPRLVPVNQSFRGDAVPWLAQVPDTQHSTTS
- a CDS encoding dimethylarginine dimethylaminohydrolase family protein: MSLTVHATTEYGTLHRVAMRYAGDLTPDVDSPDIHPVLARQKTTSRWAPYTPAKVREQQHALITVLRERGTDVVLLADASGCTTQHYPRDIGFVIDNVLFAARLNSTHRLPETTALNDPATAIPTPAMLSTGTIEGGDVMLHDRCVLVGLSEETSRDGITALQTALGEHHIDREVVPVQFATGGIVHLDDHFNIVAPGTALIHRSVFPAQQISWFASRFDLIDVTDEEALAVQVNVLPIAPGLIVATDGNDRITAELTARGIEVIHVDYSEVTRIPGSLRCTTLPLLRT